TAACAAATATCGAATGATAAAGCTGCTATCCAATCGAGATCTTTGATGCATTGCCTGAAAAATACATCCGGCCGGCCATGCTGCGCACAACAGCCGCTCGCTAACTAGGGCTTATTCCAACACACAACAGCAGGTGGCGCAAGAGACATTCGTTTGAATAGAATGAAGAAAagctttgcaaaaaaataaaatatagttcTACAGTGCCTTAAGCCAGTCTGTAGTAAAAGATAGAAGTCAAACGAGCTGAAGGTGAGAAATAGGGAGTTGTGATGAGAGCAGAATCAGTAGCAGCAAGCTTGCAGGCAAACCGAACAGGGCTGGGAACTCACCTGGACTTGCCAAAAGACATCTTTGTGAAGCATCAAATGGTGCTGCTGAAGTTGGGGGAACGGATGTAGCGTAACAGCTAATCTTGGCCTTTTACCCGATAACTAGCCATGTCGTATATTTATAAGGGACGGCAcgaaatgtcattttaaaaacaattgtGAGGCGGCTTTGAACATTGACATGAATGGAAGGCTTAATGGTTCACACGATGGCGGGACACAACATAGCTAAGAACAAGTTGCCAAAGAAATGATGAGTTAGCCCTTGTTGAATCCGTTACAGTATGCCAATAAAAGCTAATGGTTAGTTCGAAATAGAACAAGCACACTACTGCCTGGCATCAGAACAAAGACTCCTAAATAGATTTAGTTAAATGTCAATTGTTGGATGCTGTATCAGTGTATACATTTGTAaagtagaaagaaagaaaaaaaaaagtggttgtgGATAGTGAGGTCAAAGTGTCTTTGCCAGGCAGTGGTCAGTGGAAAGGAGGAAAGCAGCTTAAAAGAAGCACGAAATGTCAAGTCGGATAAATCCCAGGAACCAAATTCTGAAATATTTTCATCCTGTATGATAAAAAAATGTGAGCTAAATAACGCCTAATCATTTATTAGGAATAGAAGATACATTTTGAACTTGGCAGCAGTGCTATGGAAGCGTGTGAGATGGGACTATCGTACCGAACACCTTGCAGGGATTCCAGGTCTAAAGAAAGCTTGGCGCTACGATCTTGCTCCTCCTGCAGCTGTCTCCTGAGTGTCCGGAGCTCCTGTTGAGCCTCCACTTTGATATCATTGGCAACCACCACGGCTGTCTGGAGATCGGCCTGGAACCGACGccattcatctttttcttcctgtaagaaaatgaaaagacacATCTGCTCGAAAAAGATGCGTATCCAAAATAAAAGTGGCACGCAATCTCAATCCCAAGCACGCTTACCTTCATCTGCCTGCTAAAAACTTTCAGGTGTCGTTCCGCTTCGAATTTCTGCTCCTCTAATTTTTTAGCCAGATCTGCAAACACAAATTGAAGGTCTCAACACTGAAGCtcgaaaaaaaatcgaatatcATGGAAAACGTACTCTCCAAGTCGAGGACTGTTTGATTTGTGTGTAGGTTGATGGCCCGCTGTTGTTCCACCTGGTCCTCCAGTTCAAAGATGGTCTCCTTCATGTCCTTCACTTGTTTGTCAGCCAGCATGCCCGCCTCCTCCAAGGCACTCACCCGCTTGGTGAGCTCCTCCTCCCTCATCTCCGCTCTCTCCTGGACCAGCTGGCCTTTGGCGTTCACCTGCGCGGCCATTTTGAATTCAGGATGTGAACAGAAATGCCGAGTGCGTATGCCAGCGTGATCCACGTACCTTGGAGATGCTGGCTTGTACGTGCTCGGTCTCATCTTGGGCCTGCAGCAGGTCCCGCCTCAGCTCAGTCAGCTCCAGCTCCAGTCGGTCTCTCTCGGCACGGGCCGTCTTGAGTAGACTCTGCAGCTCCGTACTATCGCCGGCGCTCTGCACGGTCTTCAGCTCAGCCACCTTTTGCCTCTCGATGTCCACCTGTGCCTTCAGCCGACTATTTTCCACTCTGAGACAATCAACCGTGGCTTTCTGTTCTTCTGCCAACTGTACGGCTTGACCTCCGGCTTCCAGCTCGTGGTTGAGTTGGCCATGTAGCCTGTCCATTTCTTCTCGCAGGCCATGCACCTGACCCTGGGCTTCCTGGTGCTCCTCCTCAAGAGCTCGTAGGCTGCCGGTCAACTGCTGCTGGATGTTCACCAGCTTCTCCCGTTCGAAGCGCGAGCTCTCCACCAGCTCGGCGTACCTTTGCTCGAGTTCGACGAGTCGAGGACCTTGCGTCCTGATCTCGTCCTCCCTCTGGGCTTGCTCCTGAAGTCGACTAGCCAGCGCCTCATTCTTCTGGGAGAGCAGCTCCAAACGTTCTCTCTGCTGCTGGAGCGAAGTCTGCAGGAGGCGCTTCTCCTCAGTTAGACGCTCGTTCTCAGCCGTCAGTTCTTGCACCACTTGCTGCTGGTCAGCCAGCTCCTGTAGAGTGGCTTGTAGCTCCTCTGAAGTGCTGTGGTGGTTTTCCTCCATCTTGTGTATCTGTTCCGTCAGACTTTGCAACGACAAATCTCGTCCACCCGCCGTGGCTTCGCTACTGACATTGCTGCAAGTGGATCCTGAACGTGGGATCTTCTCAAACTCCGACGAGTCGGGTGAAGGGGAGTCCTTGGCAGAACCGGAGGAGACTGATGTTTTCATGGGACTGGTAGTTGGGCTGGAAACTGACGGCAGGCCATTCTGAGGTGCTAATGGTAAAGGCTCAAAACAGAGGAGCCTTCTCTTTAGCCCTTGGTTCTCCTCTCTGAGGTTTGCGAGCTCTTTCTGAAACTTTGCATTCTTTTCCCTCAGCTCTTGAACCAGTACAAAAGCCTCTGTGAGCTTTCCGTCTCGTTCTGTAGAAAGATCTTGAGGCGAGACAGGTGACGGCAACGGGGAAGCTTGACTTTGGCAGCGTTGCAGCTCCGTGCGGAGATTGCTGATCTCCAAGTCTTTAGCCTTGGCTTCAGCCAACAGCTCCTTAACCTGACATTCCAGGAGGCCCCTTTCCTGGCCTTCTGCTTCTCCCCGACACTTTGTCGAACTACGGGTTTGCTTTGCCAGGGTGGAGAGGCTGGAAGTGCTGGCACTGGAAACAATCCTCTTAGTGGAAGAGCTCCTCAACTGGTCTCGCAAGGAAACGCGGTCCCTTGTTATTGAAGATGGGATTTCTCTTGGGGCCGGGATCCCAGACTTCCTAGTTGCTTGACAACCTGGGAAACACAAAGTGATTGAGATaattaattacatttattttggatTACTAGGTTGCCATGATTgggaaaagaaatcaaataaatcagcttgtttacattttgcagATGCGTAAAGTAGGTCATCTTTTGCTCGTGTTTTGTCAGCTTAGTGTACGCCCTATTCAAACATTGTTTGCTGTTTTGGTAATACAGCATCTGCCCGCCATTGTGTTCATTCATCTACGCAGCAGAGCGTTAGTGTGACATTTCAATGTGGGTCACAAACACACGTCTATTCCAGACTGAATTGCGACAAGTATTTTATTGTACGTTTTCAGCTCATCAACAAACAGTGACGCAGTGATGGAAATTTGTTTCGGTGGGTAGAGTTAATTTTTTTGCATCTCTCTGCTCTCActgaaataaagttttttttttttctctaaaagaTCTCGTCATCAATTGGGCACAGTGGAGAGACTATATCTTGCTTGTGTCAGAAGCTGCTTTAACATTCCCATCGCGTGCAGCTGACTTTGAAAGAATGAAAGGTTCTTTCAGGAAGGACTTTCAGACATTACGTTGTGACGATTTCAAGCTGAAGTAGGAAAGAACTTCATCATGTGACAGAAGGGCACGAGAAAGCATTTTTGCAACCGTGTCGTTCGATTCTTGGAGATCCATTGTTCTAATATGGAGGCTTGTTTCGTATCTAAGACGACTTAAATCCATGATTGACAGAATGAGGACATCGCAGAATGTCGATTTTACAAATGCAACTGATGTTATCACGCTAAAACATCTGACAAAAGAATCAATTTGAGTTTATGGCCATTTTGTCATTCTACACAGACAAAGAGGTTCTTGTTTAAGAGAAAGGCCGCAATGTCAGATGCTTTAGGATGAATTCTCATATCTGTGTGATGTAAGGAACAGAACTGCTTTGTACAATATTTCTCCCTCATCTTTTGTATCGCCCACCATTTTAACCATGACGTCAGGACACTTTGACGCTAGGTGCTAACCAGAAAGCTGAATCTTGGagttaatggacaaaaatgGCTCAAAGTTTCTGCTACCAAACAAAAAGTTATGCTCAGTATTTGCTCGATCTTAATTTACCGCATAGGTCAGTTTAGGTCCGGAGCATTTACCCAACCACAGAGGAACATTTAAATCTATGAAATGGCCAATTGAATTGCTCAAAGAGGAGCTTTGGTTCTGTAGTTGTATCCAAGATGACTCATTCTCACAGGGTAGTTCTTAAGTTTGAAATTACAAGGTTGATTTACAATGTCTATATTGGTCAAATAAGAGTTTTTCAAAAGTCAAAGGCTTTGTCCATTTCACAGGACTATGAGTTGAATAATTCATGAAATAAATGTGGAATTATTGAGGAATACAGTTGAATGTTAATTCATGTCATACTAAAATTATGTAAATGAAGTAGGCTGTCTTAAATTAAAAGTCATCAACACAAGTCTTTAATTTCTAGAACAGGAGTGTCAGGTGAAGAGTCATGCAGAATGAATGACAACTAATTAGAGTGCCTTCATTGTCATCATCACAAAGGAACTCGTACGGAAGAAAGCATCTGAATTATTTGTCCGCTTTTCTTCCAACTACTATGCTGAGCTTTCCTTTTGTCTGACTGACAAGACCATGAAGTGGGTCAACAGGCACCTATCAGAGACCCATGGGCATTTCTGTCCTCTGACTGGAATCGGGAAATTCCAATGAGACTCGGGAAGTGACACATTGAAAgcgaaagaaggaaaaaaaatccgtgcACAATTCTAGAAATAAAATCTGCAGTAATTAACTCAGGTTACAAGGTAGCTTCTATAACAATACAAACActaccagtaaaaaaaaataattaactcCCTTCTAAGGACCTGTTAGACGTCATAACATTGTGATAAAGTCatcagctgctctgctactGTGGGAACAAATTTTCAGCTATGAAAAAAGGACTACTATGCTTTGGAATATTTTTACAGAATTGGGGTCTTTTCAAAACCAAAATTTCCAAGCATAAAAATTGGCTTAGGGGCTAaggatcaaaatgaataaaaaaaacatatttatttacTGCACCAAGTAAGTTTCATGGAAAGTACAAACGATACAACTTCCTCAGTGCCTGTTTGCTTCCTCTTGAACGTGATCCAACTTACTCAGAATGATGCAAAAACTTAAGTCCATCGGAAACATTCTCGAGGCTGTGTCACCTCACCAAAACATTGTCCTTATGCATTGTCCTGAGATCTTTGTCATAAATTTGTCAACAGGAggtcaatggaaatgtcaaaatGGAAAACACTATTGGGAAGTGGACTAACGTCAGCGTACATCTGTAGGGAGGAGACACCATCAATGCTGACTGAGCATTTCCCGCAGAGGTCAACCAAATAGAAGCTAGGTAGAACATCTAACATGACTTTATTATTGGAATGTTCTGTATCTCATTATGAACATGCTAGCCCTCATGATGTAACCGGCTAATAATGATCATTTTAAGCTATTATGTCATTGTACATTTTGAACCATGCTTGGAGTACAGTCAGATGGCATTGCATCCAGTCCATTCTGGAAAAAACATCTGAAAATAGTCAAATAATTACTGTGTATTTGTACCATTGCTAAATTTAATACAGTGagacaaatagaaaaaaaacaatgacattccCATGACAACATTTCTATTGGTTGAAACTTTATTCCCAATTTAGGAAAGAAAACCGCATATTTAAAAATATCCCTTGTGAAGAAAAACCACAGATGTGTGAAAGTTCCATTTTCGACCATAAGAAAGTTCAACAATCTAATCGACCTCACTGGACAAATATGTTTGAACTTTTTCATTTCAGCTCAAATGGGTGCAAGAGACTGAATAGCAgcaaccgaaaatagacgcgcTGTTATTTCGTGCCGATTCATCAACAGCTGACAGCATGTGGAACCCGCAGTCTATAGTCTGGGCCACAGTGTTGGTCATCAAGTCGGGGGGGGAGGCAGAGAGGTTCAGTGTTGCAGCACCGCGCAAACCCATAATGACAGTCTTAACATTGCAGAACACAATTCAGCTCTCAACCTTTCACTTTGCAAAGAGGAATGTGcatcatatttaaaaaacattggatggatggatggatggatggatggatggaaggaaggaaggaaggaaggaaggaaggaaggaaggaaggaagggagggagggagggagggagggagggagggagggaggaagggaggaagggaggaaggaaggaaggaaggaaggaaggaaggaaggaaggaaggaaggaaggaaggaaggaaggaaggaaggaaggaaggaaggaaggaaggaaggaaggaaggaaggaaggaaggaaggaaggaaggaaaaccAATCAATTAGTCGCTGCGCAGACGAAGAAAGAAACGACCGGTGTGTGTGATAAGTTCTAGACGTCAAACAAGTTGACCAAGAAAAACAGCCATGTGACAACGAAATATTCTTAAGAGCTGTAAAGTAACAACGGATAGTCATGCCAGTAACAAGCTCCAGGAACAGGAATGAATTTGGTGAGAATGAATCAAAGTCGAGCTGTTATACCGCAAGAAAAGATTTGATAtttgtagaaaacaaaatggcagattCATATTTTGAGCTCATTTCTAGCGCTTAAGGCAATGAGGAGATGCGAGTGATGATCCTTGCTCCTGTAGCAGCTTCTCTTCGGCTTACTGGCAGACAAAGCAGATCCTCCTTCTCCTGCCCTACTTCCAATAGACTACACAAGGTACGCAAACCAGACCGACCAaattcaaatcatccaacgtgcAATCTAGCTCCAGGGCATTTTCCTCCCGGTCCTCATCGACAGTTAAAACTTGTCTTTCAGACATGCAGTAACACATGACACACGAGATAGTCATCCTGAGATCATCAAGTCACCTGATCTCGACAAAGTAGTTGCACTAaggtgtggcaaaaaaaaaaagaaggcacaaCTGAAGCAGACCTGTGTCGGGTTCCTCCCGTCTCCCCGCTTGGTTCCCCATCTTAGTCCGATGATGCACGACTCCCACACTCCACGCAGCGAAGACGAATCCAACAATTTGCGGCTGCGGGGGAGTGATGCGCGAGCGTGGGGGGGGTCAGCGTGCTCGCATTTGTTCAGCATCCACAATCCGCTCCGAGTAAAGCATCAAATTCTTCTTTCCTACtaccgatcttttttttttcttttttctaacgCTGATCCTTCCCAGGATCGTATTTGTGTGAATGCGCATGTGTTGCCGAGGCAGACTACGTGTCCTGACAGCGAGTGGCTGCCAGTGTGTGTCAAAGCACAAGAGTGTGTGCGTAGCCTCCACAAGGGTGGCTGACAAATATGCAGCCGGCATCATATGCACATCATTACCGCTGAGATAAGTAGATCAGGAGGTGTGGCTTCTCAAACACGCACAAGAACACACATGTGGAATCACACACCACCTTTAAAATAACAATTGTAACCCTTCCTTGCTCAAATAATAATCATGAACTCTCACAATAATA
The Syngnathus typhle isolate RoL2023-S1 ecotype Sweden linkage group LG15, RoL_Styp_1.0, whole genome shotgun sequence DNA segment above includes these coding regions:
- the specc1 gene encoding cytospin-B isoform X3, with amino-acid sequence MMKTGATKLGLPKAGLSERAKQTLAPSSSSSTTTSTAMKTSRSSNTLASDLRLSRMTEDIFFCFQLKRANSDDALTKPALGVAATGLRMKKTVTTGAISDLAEARPRSLAGCQATRKSGIPAPREIPSSITRDRVSLRDQLRSSSTKRIVSSASTSSLSTLAKQTRSSTKCRGEAEGQERGLLECQVKELLAEAKAKDLEISNLRTELQRCQSQASPLPSPVSPQDLSTERDGKLTEAFVLVQELREKNAKFQKELANLREENQGLKRRLLCFEPLPLAPQNGLPSVSSPTTSPMKTSVSSGSAKDSPSPDSSEFEKIPRSGSTCSNVSSEATAGGRDLSLQSLTEQIHKMEENHHSTSEELQATLQELADQQQVVQELTAENERLTEEKRLLQTSLQQQRERLELLSQKNEALASRLQEQAQREDEIRTQGPRLVELEQRYAELVESSRFEREKLVNIQQQLTGSLRALEEEHQEAQGQVHGLREEMDRLHGQLNHELEAGGQAVQLAEEQKATVDCLRVENSRLKAQVDIERQKVAELKTVQSAGDSTELQSLLKTARAERDRLELELTELRRDLLQAQDETEHVQASISKVNAKGQLVQERAEMREEELTKRVSALEEAGMLADKQVKDMKETIFELEDQVEQQRAINLHTNQTVLDLENLAKKLEEQKFEAERHLKVFSRQMKEEKDEWRRFQADLQTAVVVANDIKVEAQQELRTLRRQLQEEQDRSAKLSLDLESLQGVRSQGDDLKVHTNSRKCCGVIPSPPTDINGDANTEPGAPVKSPIKSSDTGGQNGPGLTVQIHSSPRSPLSGIPTRTAPAAAVSPIQRQSNIKPLSKLLEKRINHGDFVRPHGQFSGGREETKSNILMRKSPSLESIFKSPASLRSRASSFTCNQANSMFSTDPLAALAREYGGSKRNALLKWCQKKTQGYPNIDVTNFSSSWSDGLAFCALLHTYLPAHIPYQELISQDKIRNLTLAFQAAESIGIKTSLNIEELMQTDRPDWQSVMQYVSQIYKYFET
- the specc1 gene encoding cytospin-B isoform X2, whose product is MMKTGATKLGLPKAGLSERAKQTLAPSSSSSTTTSTAMKTSRSSNTLASDLRLSRVRPSPHLLKRANSDDALTKPALGVAATGLRMKKTVTTGAISDLAEARPRSLAGCQATRKSGIPAPREIPSSITRDRVSLRDQLRSSSTKRIVSSASTSSLSTLAKQTRSSTKCRGEAEGQERGLLECQVKELLAEAKAKDLEISNLRTELQRCQSQASPLPSPVSPQDLSTERDGKLTEAFVLVQELREKNAKFQKELANLREENQGLKRRLLCFEPLPLAPQNGLPSVSSPTTSPMKTSVSSGSAKDSPSPDSSEFEKIPRSGSTCSNVSSEATAGGRDLSLQSLTEQIHKMEENHHSTSEELQATLQELADQQQVVQELTAENERLTEEKRLLQTSLQQQRERLELLSQKNEALASRLQEQAQREDEIRTQGPRLVELEQRYAELVESSRFEREKLVNIQQQLTGSLRALEEEHQEAQGQVHGLREEMDRLHGQLNHELEAGGQAVQLAEEQKATVDCLRVENSRLKAQVDIERQKVAELKTVQSAGDSTELQSLLKTARAERDRLELELTELRRDLLQAQDETEHVQASISKVNAKGQLVQERAEMREEELTKRVSALEEAGMLADKQVKDMKETIFELEDQVEQQRAINLHTNQTVLDLENLAKKLEEQKFEAERHLKVFSRQMKEEKDEWRRFQADLQTAVVVANDIKVEAQQELRTLRRQLQEEQDRSAKLSLDLESLQGVRSQGDDLKVHTNSRKCCGVIPSPPTDINGDANTEPGAPVKSPIKSSDTGGQNGPGLTVQIHSSPRSPLSGIPTRTAPAAAVSPIQRQSNIKPLSKLLEKRINHGDFVRPHGQFSGGREETKSNILMRKSPSLESIFKSPASLRSRASSFTCNQANSMFSQVAQHRFEINDRASWSSHGSGYNTNTSEMTLGTIFVSSESAVHVPCVTDPLAALAREYGGSKRNALLKWCQKKTQGYPNIDVTNFSSSWSDGLAFCALLHTYLPAHIPYQELISQDKIRNLTLAFQAAESIGIKTSLNIEELMQTDRPDWQSVMQYVSQIYKYFET
- the specc1 gene encoding cytospin-B isoform X1, yielding MMKTGATKLGLPKAGLSERAKQTLAPSSSSSTTTSTAMKTSRSSNTLASDLRLSRMTEDIFFCFQLKRANSDDALTKPALGVAATGLRMKKTVTTGAISDLAEARPRSLAGCQATRKSGIPAPREIPSSITRDRVSLRDQLRSSSTKRIVSSASTSSLSTLAKQTRSSTKCRGEAEGQERGLLECQVKELLAEAKAKDLEISNLRTELQRCQSQASPLPSPVSPQDLSTERDGKLTEAFVLVQELREKNAKFQKELANLREENQGLKRRLLCFEPLPLAPQNGLPSVSSPTTSPMKTSVSSGSAKDSPSPDSSEFEKIPRSGSTCSNVSSEATAGGRDLSLQSLTEQIHKMEENHHSTSEELQATLQELADQQQVVQELTAENERLTEEKRLLQTSLQQQRERLELLSQKNEALASRLQEQAQREDEIRTQGPRLVELEQRYAELVESSRFEREKLVNIQQQLTGSLRALEEEHQEAQGQVHGLREEMDRLHGQLNHELEAGGQAVQLAEEQKATVDCLRVENSRLKAQVDIERQKVAELKTVQSAGDSTELQSLLKTARAERDRLELELTELRRDLLQAQDETEHVQASISKVNAKGQLVQERAEMREEELTKRVSALEEAGMLADKQVKDMKETIFELEDQVEQQRAINLHTNQTVLDLENLAKKLEEQKFEAERHLKVFSRQMKEEKDEWRRFQADLQTAVVVANDIKVEAQQELRTLRRQLQEEQDRSAKLSLDLESLQGVRSQGDDLKVHTNSRKCCGVIPSPPTDINGDANTEPGAPVKSPIKSSDTGGQNGPGLTVQIHSSPRSPLSGIPTRTAPAAAVSPIQRQSNIKPLSKLLEKRINHGDFVRPHGQFSGGREETKSNILMRKSPSLESIFKSPASLRSRASSFTCNQANSMFSQVAQHRFEINDRASWSSHGSGYNTNTSEMTLGTIFVSSESAVHVPCVTDPLAALAREYGGSKRNALLKWCQKKTQGYPNIDVTNFSSSWSDGLAFCALLHTYLPAHIPYQELISQDKIRNLTLAFQAAESIGIKTSLNIEELMQTDRPDWQSVMQYVSQIYKYFET
- the specc1 gene encoding cytospin-B isoform X4, producing the protein MGNQAGRREEPDTGCQATRKSGIPAPREIPSSITRDRVSLRDQLRSSSTKRIVSSASTSSLSTLAKQTRSSTKCRGEAEGQERGLLECQVKELLAEAKAKDLEISNLRTELQRCQSQASPLPSPVSPQDLSTERDGKLTEAFVLVQELREKNAKFQKELANLREENQGLKRRLLCFEPLPLAPQNGLPSVSSPTTSPMKTSVSSGSAKDSPSPDSSEFEKIPRSGSTCSNVSSEATAGGRDLSLQSLTEQIHKMEENHHSTSEELQATLQELADQQQVVQELTAENERLTEEKRLLQTSLQQQRERLELLSQKNEALASRLQEQAQREDEIRTQGPRLVELEQRYAELVESSRFEREKLVNIQQQLTGSLRALEEEHQEAQGQVHGLREEMDRLHGQLNHELEAGGQAVQLAEEQKATVDCLRVENSRLKAQVDIERQKVAELKTVQSAGDSTELQSLLKTARAERDRLELELTELRRDLLQAQDETEHVQASISKVNAKGQLVQERAEMREEELTKRVSALEEAGMLADKQVKDMKETIFELEDQVEQQRAINLHTNQTVLDLENLAKKLEEQKFEAERHLKVFSRQMKEEKDEWRRFQADLQTAVVVANDIKVEAQQELRTLRRQLQEEQDRSAKLSLDLESLQGVRSQGDDLKVHTNSRKCCGVIPSPPTDINGDANTEPGAPVKSPIKSSDTGGQNGPGLTVQIHSSPRSPLSGIPTRTAPAAAVSPIQRQSNIKPLSKLLEKRINHGDFVRPHGQFSGGREETKSNILMRKSPSLESIFKSPASLRSRASSFTCNQANSMFSQVAQHRFEINDRASWSSHGSGYNTNTSEMTLGTIFVSSESAVHVPCVTDPLAALAREYGGSKRNALLKWCQKKTQGYPNIDVTNFSSSWSDGLAFCALLHTYLPAHIPYQELISQDKIRNLTLAFQAAESIGIKTSLNIEELMQTDRPDWQSVMQYVSQIYKYFET